A stretch of DNA from bacterium:
AATATTATCCGATACCGTGAAGGTCACACTGGGTCCCAAAGGTCGCAACGTCGTGCTGGAGAAAAAATTCGGCGCGCCAACGATCACCAAAGACGGCGTAACGGTTGCCAAGGAGATCGATCTTGAGGATCGATTCGAGAACGTCGGCGCCCAGATGGTCAAGGAAGTTGCATCCAAGACTTCTGATGTTGCCGGTGACGGCACGACGACCGCCACGATCCTGGCTGAAGCGATCTATCGCGAGGGGTTGAAGACCGTGACCGCCGGCGCCAACTCGATGGAAGTCAAGAAAGGCATCGACCGCGCGGTCGAGGTCGTAGTTGAAAGTCTGAAAAAGATGTCGACTAAAGTCACTGATAACAAGGAGATCTTCCAGATCGCGGCGATCTCAGCGAACAACGACGAGGTTATCGGCAAGCGTATCGCTGAAGCCATGGAAAAGGTCGGCAAGGATGGCGTGATCACGGTTGAGGAAGCCAAGGGCACTGAAACCACCGTGGATGTCGTCGAAGGCATGCAGTTCGACCGCGGTTATCTCTCGCCGTATTTTATCACAAACCCGGAAAAAATGATCTGCTCGATGGAAGACGCTTATATATTGATCTACGAGAAAAAGATCAGCGCCATGAAGGATCTCCTGCCGATCCTTGAAAAGATCGCGCAGAAAGGCAAACCGATCCTGATCATTGCCGAGGAAGTCGAGGGCGAAGCCCTGGCGACACTGGTCGTGAATAAGATCCGCGGCACCCTGCAGTGCTGCGCCGTGAAGGCGCCGGGCTACGGCGACCGGCGGCGCGCGATGCTGGAAGACATCGGGGTTCTTACGAGCGGCAAGCTCATTTCCGAAGACATCGGCATCAAGCTGGAGAACGTACAGATGTCGGATCTTGGTCAGGCAAAGCGGATCACGATCGACAAGGAAAATACCACGATCGTTGAAGGTGAAGGCAAAAAAGCCGATATCCAGGCGCGTATCCAGCAGATCCGCGCTGAGATCGGAGAAACAAAATCCGATTACGACAAGGAAAAACTCCAGGAACGGCTGGCAAAGCTCGCCGGAGGCGTAGCCGTGCTGAATGTCGGCGCCGCGACCGAAATCGAGATGAAAGAAAAGAAAGCTCGGGTCGAGGACGCCCTGCACGCGACAAAGGCCGCGGCTGAGGAAGGCATTGTGCCCGGCGGCGGCGTGGCTTTGATCCGCTGCCTGCCAGACCTGGACAAGCTCAAACTCGAAGGCGACCAGCAGATCGGCGTCGAGATTATAAGGAAAGCACTGGAAGAACCGGTAAGAATACTGGCAATGAATGCCGGCAAAGAAGGGTCGGTCATCGTGGAACAGACCAAGAAGGAAAAAGGCAATGTCGGCTTTAACGTCATGAGCGAGAAATTCGAAGATCTGACCGCGGCCGGTATTATCGATCCGACCAAAGTAACCCGTTCGGCTCTGCAAAACGCGGCGAGTATCGCCGGCTTACTGGTAACGACCGAAGCTGTGGTCGTGGAAAAGCCAGAAGAAGAAAAAACGCCGCAGATGCCGCCCGGCGGCGGATACGGCGGAGAGTACTAAGAAGCTAAAGATGCAGAGAAGCAGGGGTGAAGACAAGCTGAGATGAAAGGGTGAAGAGAAGCAGGGATGAACGGGAATGTTTTGTCATCCCTGCATCCCTGCTCCTCCGCTCCTTTTCTTAAAAGAAATGCCCACCTACGAATACGAATGCACGAAGTGCCATCACCACCTCGAGGAACTACAGAAGATGACGGATAAACCGTTGATCAAATGCCCGGTATGCGGCGGTATATTGCGCAGGCTGATCTCGGGCGGTTCAGGTCTGATCTTCAAGGGCAGCGGGTTCTATGCTACTGACTACAAAAAAACAAATTCGGTGTCACATGAGTCACAAAAAAAGGATAATCATTCAAAACCCGGGGAAGGCAAGAAAGATCCGGTTTCATCAAAAGATCCCGGCGGGGTAAAGAAAGAAAAAGCCTCAGCGCCAAAACCCGCCAAGGCATCAGAATCGTAGTCAGTCAACTACATAACCACGTATCCCCGCATCCCCACTATTT
This window harbors:
- the groL gene encoding chaperonin GroEL (60 kDa chaperone family; promotes refolding of misfolded polypeptides especially under stressful conditions; forms two stacked rings of heptamers to form a barrel-shaped 14mer; ends can be capped by GroES; misfolded proteins enter the barrel where they are refolded when GroES binds) encodes the protein MAAKLIKFDEEARRSILKGVRILSDTVKVTLGPKGRNVVLEKKFGAPTITKDGVTVAKEIDLEDRFENVGAQMVKEVASKTSDVAGDGTTTATILAEAIYREGLKTVTAGANSMEVKKGIDRAVEVVVESLKKMSTKVTDNKEIFQIAAISANNDEVIGKRIAEAMEKVGKDGVITVEEAKGTETTVDVVEGMQFDRGYLSPYFITNPEKMICSMEDAYILIYEKKISAMKDLLPILEKIAQKGKPILIIAEEVEGEALATLVVNKIRGTLQCCAVKAPGYGDRRRAMLEDIGVLTSGKLISEDIGIKLENVQMSDLGQAKRITIDKENTTIVEGEGKKADIQARIQQIRAEIGETKSDYDKEKLQERLAKLAGGVAVLNVGAATEIEMKEKKARVEDALHATKAAAEEGIVPGGGVALIRCLPDLDKLKLEGDQQIGVEIIRKALEEPVRILAMNAGKEGSVIVEQTKKEKGNVGFNVMSEKFEDLTAAGIIDPTKVTRSALQNAASIAGLLVTTEAVVVEKPEEEKTPQMPPGGGYGGEY
- a CDS encoding FmdB family zinc ribbon protein codes for the protein MFCHPCIPAPPLLFLKEMPTYEYECTKCHHHLEELQKMTDKPLIKCPVCGGILRRLISGGSGLIFKGSGFYATDYKKTNSVSHESQKKDNHSKPGEGKKDPVSSKDPGGVKKEKASAPKPAKASES